From one Culex quinquefasciatus strain JHB chromosome 3, VPISU_Cqui_1.0_pri_paternal, whole genome shotgun sequence genomic stretch:
- the LOC6032896 gene encoding cilia- and flagella-associated protein 45 — MPLESCRKVNQKFKLSSNSLSKQSIPGVPTRQPTIMSCDNPYEGKHVEHLVTKDGIRSLLVPSKDTSVYPIIWPKTAYQRLQNKAKLKTMDDKLIEIKQSEIEKKNMLEESEKRKKRFQELDRERQAKGGTIGNVLEEFGEEDASGAAQKIINRAFIAKQEQEEEVKRANRIILAAKCHIIRDAQIAEKQEIQRELRAEELRLEKIMIEENEKALREEERKRQEAKMATKQHSEEIRNQLQQKEKIQLKEAERIEEEARVLKQAQMAITADEKLNEKAKIDRVNQIREDLKKAYELSAYYKQLDYEEQRIAELKVQEYIRQRNERQAKLELEKKMAAEMREREQDRMLKIQQKLLTTKSAKNDMDLRRGQEHVEREFRRREKEIAIKKRQLEQQIAVARAEQLEAVKLERAMQIARDELDHKRAVEKYKQEEEKETKSKQKQSHLRESYRGEIIRQMNQKEQARRELERNFRKEHAALQELVKKRELAVKTTISNKIKIMKESKVPDRFIKDVERQLNLIKGD, encoded by the coding sequence ATGCCGCTGGAAAGTTGTCGAAAGgtgaatcaaaaatttaaactgtCATCGAACAGTTTGTCCAAGCAGTCGATCCCAGGAGTTCCGACGAGACAACCGACCATCATGAGCTGCGACAATCCGTACGAGGGCAAACACGTGGAGCACCTGGTGACCAAGGATGGGATCCGTAGTCTGCTGGTGCCGAGCAAGGACACTTCGGTTTATCCGATAATCTGGCCCAAAACCGCCTACCAAAGGTTGCAGAACAAGGCAAAGTTGAAGACCATGGACGATAAGCTGATAGAGATCAAGCAAAGCGAAATTGAGAAAAAGAACATGCTTGAAGAGTCGGAAAAGCGGAAGAAACGTTTCCAGGAGCTTGATCGTGAGAGACAAGCGAAAGGAGGAACGATTGGAAATGTGCTCGAGGAGTTTGGAGAGGAAGATGCAAGTGGAGCAGCTCAAAAGATCATCAATCGAGCGTTCATAGCTAAACAGGAACAGGAAGAGGAGGTGAAACGAGCCAACCGGATCATCCTGGCGGCCAAGTGTCACATCATCCGAGATGCTCAAATCGCCGAGAAGCAGGAAATTCAACGGGAATTGCGAGCGGAGGAACTTCGGCTGGAGAAGATTATGATCGAGGAGAACGAGAAGGCATTGCGTGAGGAAGAACGCAAGAGACAGGAGGCAAAAATGGCTACCAAACAGCACTCCGAGGAAATCCGGAACCAGTTGCAACAGAAAGAAAAGATCCAGCTGAAGGAAGCTGAGCGAATTGAAGAGGAGGCTCGCGTACTGAAACAAGCTCAGATGGCCATTACAGCGGATGAAAAGTTGAACGAGAAGGCCAAAATCGATCGTGTAAACCAAATTCGCGAAGATCTGAAGAAAGCATACGAACTTTCCGCGTACTATAAGCAGTTGGATTACGAGGAACAACGCATCGCAGAGTTGAAAGTCCAGGAATACATTCGTCAGCGTAACGAACGTCAGGCAAAGCTGGAATTGGAGAAGAAAATGGCGGCGGAGATGCGCGAACGCGAACAGGATCGGATGTTGAAGATTCAACAGAAGCTGCTGACGACCAAGTCGGCAAAGAACGACATGGATCTGCGTCGCGGGCAGGAGCACGTTGAACGAGAATTCCGGCGCCGTGAGAAGGAGATTGCGATCAAGAAGCGCCAACTTGAGCAACAAATTGCGGTGGCTCGAGCTGAACAGCTGGAAGCGGTGAAGCTGGAGCGAGCCATGCAGATTGCCCGTGACGAGCTGGACCACAAACGGGCAGTGGAAAAGTACAAGCAAGAAGAGGAGAAAGAAACCAAATCCAagcagaagcaatcccatttgCGGGAGAGCTATCGCGGGGAAATTATTCGCCAAATGAACCAAAAGGAACAGGCACGGCGCGAGTTGGAGCGCAACTTCCGGAAGGAACACGCCGCCTTGCAGGAGCTGGTCAAGAAGCGCGAACTGGCCGTGAAGACGACGATCTCGAACAAAATTAAGATCATGAAGGAAAGTAAGGTGCCGGATCGATTCATCAAGGACGTGGAACGCCAGCTGAACTTGATCAAGGGTGACTGA